The following nucleotide sequence is from Pandoraea thiooxydans.
GTCGGCACGGTATGAATATGCAGCAATTTGAACAGCAGACTGCGGAGAAATCCGGCCGCCTCGTTGAGTGCGACACGAGTTTTTTCCGGATCGCCGGTAAGCGTCGTGAAATAGATCTTGGCGTGAGCGTAATCAGGCGTCAGTGAGACGCTCTGAATCGTGACCATCCCGATCCGAGGGTCTTTGATCTCGCGCATGATGATCGCCGAAAGATCACGCTGGATCTGATCGGCGATGCGCAAATTGCGGTCTGGCGTACTGCGTTTTTTCGACATCGAACTCTCAAGCGCGTAGACCGCGAGGACTCAGCGACGCCGGGGCTCGGCCCGGCACCGCGTCGCGTCACAGGGTACGGGCAACCTCCGTGATTTCGAAAACTTCAAACTGATCGCCTTCCTGAATGTCGTTGAAGTTCTTCACCGACATACCGCACTCGAAGCCGGCCTTGACTTCCTTGACGTCGTCCTTGAAGCGCTTGAGCGAATCCAGTTCGCCAGTGTGGATGACCACGTTGTCGCGCAGCACACGTACCGACGACGATCGCTTGACCACGCCTTCGAGGACCATACAGCCGGCCACCGTTCCGACCTTCGGCACCTTGAACACCTGGCGCACGGACACCAGGCCTGTGATTTCTTCCTTCTTCTCCGGCGACAGCATGCCCGACATCGCGGCCTTCACTTCATCCACGGCGTCGTAGATGATGTTGTAGTAGCGAATATCGATACCATTGGCTTCGGCCAGCTTGCGCGCAAGCGCGTCGGCACGGGTGTTGAAGCCGATAATGACCGCCTTCGAGGCCGTGGCCAGGTTGACGTCCGACTCGCTGATACCGCCGACGGCGGCGTGCACGATCTGCACCCGAACTTCGGCGGTCGACAGCTTATTGAGAGCATGCACCAGCGCTTCCTGCGAGCCCTGCACGTCGGCCTTGACGATCAACGCCAGGGTCTGCACTTCGCCCTCGGCCATCTGGTCGAACATGTTTTCGAGCTTGGCCGCCTGTTGCTTGGCAAGCTTCACGTCGCGGAACTTGCCCTGACGGAACAATGCGATTTCACGCGCCTTGCGCTCATCGGGCAGCACCAGCACTTCCTCGCCGGCGCCCGGCACTTCGGACAGCCCCTGGATCTCGACAGGAATCGACGGGCCCGCCTCTTTGGTGGGTTTGCCGATCTCGTCGAGCATCGCCCGCACGCGGCCGTAAGCCTGCCCGGCCAGCACCATGTCGCCGCGATGCAGCGTGCCGGACTGCACCAGAATCGTGGCGACCGGGCCCTTGCCTTTGTCCAGCTTCGCTTCAATGACGATGCCTTTGGCCGGCGCTTCGACCGGCGCCTTCAGCTCAAGCACCTCGGCCTGGAGAATGACGTTCTCCAGCAGGTCATCGATGCCTTGTCCCGTTTTGGCCGACACCGGCACGAACGGCGAATCGCCGCCGTACTCTTCCGGCACCACGCCCTCGGTGACCAGTTCCTGCTTGACGCGCTCCGGATTCGCGTCCGGCTTGTCGATTTTGTTGAGCGCCACCACAATGGGCACGCCGGCAGCCTTGGCGTGTGCAATCGCTTCCTTGGTCTGAGGCATCACGCCGTCGTCGGCCGCGACCACCAGAATCACGATATCGGTCGATTGTGCGCCACGCGCGCGCATTGCGGTAAATGCCTCGTGCCCCGGGGTATCGAGGAACGTGACAACGCCGCGCGGCGTTTCCACGTGATAAGCGCCGATGTGTTGGGTAATGCCGCCAGCTTCGCCCGCCGCCACCTTGGCACGGCGGATGTAATCGAGCAGCGAGGTCTTGCCATGATCGACGTGGCCCATCACCGTCACCACCGGGGGCCTCGGCAATGCCTCGGCGTCGATGTGCTCGCCACCCAGCTCGAGCGCCGTTTCCGGATCATCCAGTTTGGCGGCAATGGCTTTGTGCCCGAGTTCCTCGACCACGATCATGGCGGTTTCCTGATCGAGCACCTGATTAATCGTGACCATCTGGCCAAGCTTCATCATCAGCTTGATCACCTCGGAAGCCTTGACCGACATCTTGTGGGCCAGGTCAGCCACGGTAATGGTTTCCGGCACCATTACTTCACGCACAACCGGCTCGGTAGGCGCCTGGAACACTTGACGATGATCTTCCTGGGCATGTCGGCGATGGCCTTTCGGTCCGCGCCAGCCGTCACCGACGCCACCCGACGAATCACCGCGGGTCTTGATGCTGCGTTTGCGGCTGGCGTCGTCCTTCTGCCATGTCGACGGCGCACCTGCCTGCTTGACGGGTTTCTTGCCCTTGTCAGCCGCGGCAACCGTCGTGCTGACCGTTTTTTTCTCTTCCTTCTTGTCCTCGGGCTTGGCTGCCTTGGCCGGCTTGTGAAGCGTGCCCTTGCTTTCGGTTTTGGCTGCCGGTTGCGGCTCGGGCGCCTTGAGCACTTTGCGCGGCGCATTCATCATCTCGCGAATGGCGCGCGCCTCGGACTCGGCGGCCGCACGCCGCTTGCGGATTTCATCTTCCTCGGCGCGCGCCTGCTCGGCGGCCGCGCGCGCTTGCGCCGCCTCCGCTTCGCGCGCCGCTGCAACGGCGCCTTCTTTGGCGTCGACCTGAGCGGCCTGCGTCGCGCCGCCCTCCTCGCCCTGAGCGGTTGTTTCCTGCTCGGCGGTTGCCGTCGCATGCTGGGCGACGCGCTCTGCCGCGGCAGCGGCTGCGGCGCGTTCGCGCTCGGCTTCGGCAGCAGCGGCTTCGCGGGCCTGGCGTTCCGCTTCCTCGCGGGCCAAACGCTCCTGGCGCTCCTTGAGCTCTTCCGCCTGACGCGCCAGCAGCTCGGCCTGACGCCGCGCTTCTTCTTCACGTCGAGCAAGTTCCGCGTCGCTGACCACAGGCTCGGCCGGTTGCGCTTCGGCGACCTCGATCGGAATATCGTCCCGCTTGACGAAGACGCGCTTCTTGCGGACTTCGACCTGGATGGTGCGGGCCTTACCCGAGGAATCCGCCTGTTTGATTTCGGAGGTCTGACGGCGCGTCAAAGTAATCTTTTTCTTCTCGCCGTCACCGGCGCCATGCGACCGGCGCAAATGATCCAGCAGCTGCGCCTTGTCGGCTTCAGTCAGTGAATCGTCCGCGCTGCGCTTGTCCACACCGGCGGCTTTCAATTGCTCCAGCAGCACGCCGGCCGGCATTTTCAATTCTGCAGCAAATTGGGCTACGTTGATGCTCGCCATTCAAACCTCTTCAGGCAAGGACCCGGTCCTTGCAGTTAACTCAAAATTTACTGTTCCATATGCATGCGATCTGGCAAATCACTGGAACCAATGCTCACGCGCTTTCATGATCAGCGCCTTCGCCTGCTCTTCGTCGATGGCCGTCATCTCGACCAGTTCGTCGACGTCCAATTCAGCCAGATCGTCACGCGTCTGAATGTTGTGCTCGGCCAACTTGGCCAGCAGCTCGGTGGTCATGCCATCGAGACTCTTGAGATCGAGGGCTACGCCTTCCACCTTCTCTTCGCTGGCGATGGCCATCGTCAGGAGCGCGTCGCGTGCGCGATTACGCAGTTCATGCACCGTATCCTCGTCGAATGCCTCGATTTCGAGCATTTCGTTGAGTGGAACGTAGGCGATTTCCTCGAGACTCGAGAAACCTTCCTCGATGAGGATATCCGCCATTTCTTCATCGACGTCGAGGCGCTGCATGAACAGCTGGCGCAGCTCACCTTGCTCCTGGTTTTGCTTTTCTGCCGATTCGTCCGGCGTCATGATGTTGATCTGCCAGCCGGTCAACTCGCTGGCGAGACGAACGTTCTGACCGCTGCGCCCGATGGCCACAGCCAGTTCGTTTTCATCGACCACCACGTCCATGCTGTGCTTTTCTTCGTCGACCACGATCGACTGCACCGCGGCAGGCGCCAGCGCCCCAATGACGAATTGCGCCGGATCCTCCGACCACAATACGATATCGACGTTCTCGCCGCCCAGCTCGTTACGCACCGCCTGCACTCGCGTACCACGAATGCCGACGCAGGTACCAATGGGGTCGATACGCTTATCGTAAGCAACAACCGCTATTTTTGCACGTACGCCTGGATCACGCGCGGCCGACTTGATTTCCAGCAGACCTTGCTCGATTTCAGGCACCTCGATCTCGAACAGCTTGATGAGGAATTCCGGCGCAGTGCGCGACAATTCGATCTGCGGTCCGCGAGCGGTACGGTCGACTTTGACGATGTACGCACGGGCGCGGTCGCCGACGCGCAAATTTTCCTTTGGAATCAATTGATCACGGCGCAGCAGCGCCTCGACTCGGCCTGACTCGACAATCAGGTTGCCCTTGTCGATGCGCTTGACCGTGCCGGTCATGATCTTTTCGCCGCGTTCGAGAAAATCGTTCAGAATCTGCTCGCGCTCGGCATCGCGGATCCGTTGCAAAATCACCTGCTTGGCGGCCTGCGCGCCAATCCGACCGAACTCGATGGACTCGACCGGTTCTTCGATGTAATCGTCGACCTCGATGTCGGGAATCTGTTCACGCGCCTCGAACAGCAGTATCTGCCGATCCGGCTCCTGCAAGCCCGCTTCGTCGGGCACTACCAGCCAGCGGCGGAAAGACTCGTGCTCACCGCTCTCGCGATCGATTGCCACGCGAATATCGGCATCTTCCTGATAGCGTTTCTTGGTGGCCGAGGCCAGCGCCGCTTCCAGCGCGGCGAATACGACGTCCTTATTGACGTTTTTCTCGCGCGCGAGCGCATCGACCAACAACAACACTTCGCGACTCATCGTTTGCGACTCCTAAAATCAATCTGCGGCACCAGGCGCGCACGGTCAATATCCGACAGCGTAAACTCCAGCATCGCCGGGCCGTCCTTTCCTTCGAATTCCAGGTTTATTCTTTCATCCACGGGCGGATGCAGGATGCCACGAAACTGCTTACGGCCCGAGACAGGCTGGCGCAGCGTCACTGCAGCTTCACAACCCGCAAAACGAACAAAATCGGCCAGCTTGCGCAATGGCCGATCCAGCCCCGGGGAGGACACCTCCAGCCGATCGTAATCGACATTCTCCACCGTCAGCACATGCGACAATTGCCGGCTGACCTTCTCGCAATCGTCGATTCCGACTCCAGTCGGCTGATCGATAAAGACGCGCAGCAGCCCGCCCCCGGATCGTTCCAGATCGACCAACTCATAACCTAACCCGATGACGGTCGTCTCGATCAATTCTGAAAGCTGCAAATTCGCTCACCCTTTGAAAATTCGCGTCAATACCCTATTTTCATCGGCTTCATCGTATGCCGAACGCTCACTAGGTGCATTTCGGCAAAAGCAAAAAAAAATGGGCGGAACGCCCATTTTTCCTCGCCTCTTTGCGCATGAGGTGCGCCCCTGGAAATATTGCACAACGCGCAAACTAGCTTATCTTTTGATTTTATACGTTTTTGACCCAATTTGCAACGCCGCTCGCGCCCCAGATGCACCAAACACGGCCTTATGGTGGCTCACCCACAGGCACTCGCGGCACCTCTAACCGGATCGGCCGCGACCACCCCGCCCCCGGCCGCCCCCCGGATGCCTGTTCGCGGTGTCGGCACCGCGAGACGGCGAGTAGTTTCCCCAGGCGGCACCACCGCCGCCCCCGCGACGGGACTGACCGAAACCCGGCTCCTTACCGAAGTATCCCAGCGCAGTCTGCATCGGGTCAGGTTGTCGGCGCGGCGCGCCACTCTCGCCCGGGCGACGCTCGTCGCTACGCTGCGCGCCCGGAATTTTCATACCAACCGCGTTGAGCAACGCCCGGACCTGTGACTCGTCCAGTTCCTCCCAACGGCCACGCCGCAACCCGTGCGGCAAAGTCAGCGGGCCATGCCGAGTCCGAATCAAGCGGCTGACCATTTGACCGACGGCCTCGAACATTCGACGTACCTCGCGATTGCGGCCCTCGGCCAGTGCGACGTGATACCACCGGTTCGAGCCCTCGCCACCCCCGTCCTGCAAACGAAGGAAGTTTGCCGGTCCGTCCTCCAGTTCGACGCCCTTGAGCAGTTGCTGGCGCGCGCCCTCGGTCAACTCCCCCATGATCCGCACCGCATACTCTCGCTCGATGGCATAGCGGGGGTGCATGAAGCGGTTGGCCAGATCTCCGGAGGTGGTCAGTATCAGCAGCCCCTCGGTGTTGAAGTCCAGCCGGCCGACCGCAAGCCATTTGGCTGACTTGATCGGCGGCAATTTATCGAAAACCGACGGCCGGCCCTCGGGGTCCGCGTGACTGACGATCTCTCCGGCTGGTTTGTGATACAGCAACACGCGTGGCGGTCGCTGAATGATTTTGCGCTTGATGAGCTTACCGTTGATGCGGACCTGATCGGTCGGCATGATGCGCTGGCCAATATGGGCGGGCTCGCCATTGACCGACACGCGCCCGGCCATGATGAGTTCTTCCATTTCGCGGCGCGAGCCCATGCCGGCATCCGCGAGCACCTTGTGCAATTTCGGCGTTTCCTCATCCGGCGAGAGCACCCGCTTGGCCGTGACCGGCTTGCGTCCCCGGCGCAGCATCGGCGCACGCACGCCGCTGCCATTATTGTCATTGTCGAACGACTCCGAGGTGACATAGGCGAAGATATTATCTTCCGCACGCTTTGCCGCACCCGGCTGGCGAGGCGCCTTGCCGCCACGCTCGCGCGCGCCGCCATTGCCACGCCCCTTGCCGCGCCGCGCACCTGGCTGCCGTTGTTCGCCCGGTGCCTGAGCCGCGACGGGCGGCGTCGGCACGTCACCCTCATCGCCCGCAGCCGTCGAATCGCCCTCGCCTTCGCGCTTGCCTTGCCCAGCGGCACGCCGGCGCGCGATCAGACTTCGCGGACCGCGCCGCAAACCGCGGCGCGCCTGCTTGTCCTCCGCGCTCTGCGCCTCTCCAACGGCACGCTCGGATTCGCCATTGGCGTCAATCGGATTCAGTTCCTTGGACTCTTCGCTGTGCTTCAAAACAACCTCAAAGAAAAAGAGCCGCCGCGGGCATACGCCGCGCACAGGCAACTCATGCAAATAGGCAGGCCGGCGGGGCCATTGGTGCGGCGCCCTCGTCGTCCATCGCAACTACGATCGTCCGGGTTCACGTCCCGGCAATCAGATCAGCGCCATCATCGGCCGCCGACACGGAGGCGTCGGGATCCGCAGACACCAACGCCTGATCCGACGGCGATGCCACCGTGGCCGGATCACCTGCCAGCGCCGTCTGCTCGTCGAGGCTCTGCGCATTGCCGGCGGACGCCACGCTCGCCGCATCGGCATGCGGGTCTGTTTCATCATGCGGGCCATCGAGAGGCGCCGGC
It contains:
- the rbfA gene encoding 30S ribosome-binding factor RbfA produces the protein MSKKRSTPDRNLRIADQIQRDLSAIIMREIKDPRIGMVTIQSVSLTPDYAHAKIYFTTLTGDPEKTRVALNEAAGFLRSLLFKLLHIHTVPTLHFVHDKSIEQAIEMSKLIDAANADRAKDDE
- the infB gene encoding translation initiation factor IF-2, yielding MASINVAQFAAELKMPAGVLLEQLKAAGVDKRSADDSLTEADKAQLLDHLRRSHGAGDGEKKKITLTRRQTSEIKQADSSGKARTIQVEVRKKRVFVKRDDIPIEVAEAQPAEPVVSDAELARREEEARRQAELLARQAEELKERQERLAREEAERQAREAAAAEAERERAAAAAAAERVAQHATATAEQETTAQGEEGGATQAAQVDAKEGAVAAAREAEAAQARAAAEQARAEEDEIRKRRAAAESEARAIREMMNAPRKVLKAPEPQPAAKTESKGTLHKPAKAAKPEDKKEEKKTVSTTVAAADKGKKPVKQAGAPSTWQKDDASRKRSIKTRGDSSGGVGDGWRGPKGHRRHAQEDHRQVFQAPTEPVVREVMVPETITVADLAHKMSVKASEVIKLMMKLGQMVTINQVLDQETAMIVVEELGHKAIAAKLDDPETALELGGEHIDAEALPRPPVVTVMGHVDHGKTSLLDYIRRAKVAAGEAGGITQHIGAYHVETPRGVVTFLDTPGHEAFTAMRARGAQSTDIVILVVAADDGVMPQTKEAIAHAKAAGVPIVVALNKIDKPDANPERVKQELVTEGVVPEEYGGDSPFVPVSAKTGQGIDDLLENVILQAEVLELKAPVEAPAKGIVIEAKLDKGKGPVATILVQSGTLHRGDMVLAGQAYGRVRAMLDEIGKPTKEAGPSIPVEIQGLSEVPGAGEEVLVLPDERKAREIALFRQGKFRDVKLAKQQAAKLENMFDQMAEGEVQTLALIVKADVQGSQEALVHALNKLSTAEVRVQIVHAAVGGISESDVNLATASKAVIIGFNTRADALARKLAEANGIDIRYYNIIYDAVDEVKAAMSGMLSPEKKEEITGLVSVRQVFKVPKVGTVAGCMVLEGVVKRSSSVRVLRDNVVIHTGELDSLKRFKDDVKEVKAGFECGMSVKNFNDIQEGDQFEVFEITEVARTL
- the nusA gene encoding transcription termination factor NusA gives rise to the protein MSREVLLLVDALAREKNVNKDVVFAALEAALASATKKRYQEDADIRVAIDRESGEHESFRRWLVVPDEAGLQEPDRQILLFEAREQIPDIEVDDYIEEPVESIEFGRIGAQAAKQVILQRIRDAEREQILNDFLERGEKIMTGTVKRIDKGNLIVESGRVEALLRRDQLIPKENLRVGDRARAYIVKVDRTARGPQIELSRTAPEFLIKLFEIEVPEIEQGLLEIKSAARDPGVRAKIAVVAYDKRIDPIGTCVGIRGTRVQAVRNELGGENVDIVLWSEDPAQFVIGALAPAAVQSIVVDEEKHSMDVVVDENELAVAIGRSGQNVRLASELTGWQINIMTPDESAEKQNQEQGELRQLFMQRLDVDEEMADILIEEGFSSLEEIAYVPLNEMLEIEAFDEDTVHELRNRARDALLTMAIASEEKVEGVALDLKSLDGMTTELLAKLAEHNIQTRDDLAELDVDELVEMTAIDEEQAKALIMKAREHWFQ
- the rimP gene encoding ribosome maturation factor RimP, with translation MQLSELIETTVIGLGYELVDLERSGGGLLRVFIDQPTGVGIDDCEKVSRQLSHVLTVENVDYDRLEVSSPGLDRPLRKLADFVRFAGCEAAVTLRQPVSGRKQFRGILHPPVDERINLEFEGKDGPAMLEFTLSDIDRARLVPQIDFRSRKR
- the rluB gene encoding 23S rRNA pseudouridine(2605) synthase RluB, yielding MDANGESERAVGEAQSAEDKQARRGLRRGPRSLIARRRAAGQGKREGEGDSTAAGDEGDVPTPPVAAQAPGEQRQPGARRGKGRGNGGARERGGKAPRQPGAAKRAEDNIFAYVTSESFDNDNNGSGVRAPMLRRGRKPVTAKRVLSPDEETPKLHKVLADAGMGSRREMEELIMAGRVSVNGEPAHIGQRIMPTDQVRINGKLIKRKIIQRPPRVLLYHKPAGEIVSHADPEGRPSVFDKLPPIKSAKWLAVGRLDFNTEGLLILTTSGDLANRFMHPRYAIEREYAVRIMGELTEGARQQLLKGVELEDGPANFLRLQDGGGEGSNRWYHVALAEGRNREVRRMFEAVGQMVSRLIRTRHGPLTLPHGLRRGRWEELDESQVRALLNAVGMKIPGAQRSDERRPGESGAPRRQPDPMQTALGYFGKEPGFGQSRRGGGGGAAWGNYSPSRGADTANRHPGGGRGRGGRGRSG